One genomic window of Chelonoidis abingdonii isolate Lonesome George chromosome 5, CheloAbing_2.0, whole genome shotgun sequence includes the following:
- the INO80B gene encoding INO80 complex subunit B, with the protein MSKAWRRGGAPGGRMEGAEAGDQDESSGHGSHKKKHKKHKKKHKKRHHHENVGPSFSSETLESSPLLPKPQLKLKIKLGGQILGTKSVPTFTVIPEVPRSPSPLMVVDDEDEPMEGVPIEQYRAWLDEDSNLDPSPLPDLDSESCFPAREDEEEERWLDALEKGELDDNGELKKEVDESLLTARQKALLHKQQSQPLLELPMGYKAKEMTEEMLVKREERARKRRLQAAKKAEENKNQTIERLTKTNKAKVKTLRERKAKQAPCPMIRYCNAADRITVSFPPGVTLPLPPGTPPPVPAPTTCGVSGCPNRKRYSCSRTGVPLCSFACYQKNLQLQEAVG; encoded by the exons ATGAGCAAGGCGTGGCGGAGGGGGGGCGCCCCCGGCGGCAGGATGGAGGGGGCCGAGGCGG GGGACCAGGACGAGTCCAGCGGGCACGGCTCCCACAAGAAGAAGCACAAGAAGCACAAGAAGAAGCACAAGAAGAGGCATCACCATGAGAACGTGGGGCCCAGCTTCTCCTCCGAGACGCtggagtccagccccttgctcccCAAGCCCCAGCTCAAGCTCAAAATCAAGCTGGGCGGGCAGATCCTGGGCACCAAGAG CGTGCCGACCTTCACGGTGATCCCCGAGGTGCCGCGCTCGCCTTCCCCCCTCATGGTCGTGGACGACGAGGACGAGCCCATGGAGGGGGTCCCCATTGAGCAGTATCGGGCCTGGCTGG ATGAAGACAGTAACCTGGACCCATCGCCCCTGCCGGACCTGGACTCGGAGAGCTGCTTCCCTGCCCGcgaggacgaggaggaggagcGCTGGCTGGATGCGCTGGAGAAGGGCGAGCTGGATGACAACGGCGAGCTCAAGAAGGAGGTGGATGAGTCACTGCTCACGGCCAGACAg AAAGCcctcctgcacaagcagcagagcCAGCCACTCCTGGAGCTGCCCATGGGCTACAAGGCGAAGGAGATGACGGAGGAGATGCTGGTGAAGCGGGAGGAGCGAGCCCGCAAGCGGCGCCTGCAGGCGGCCAAGAAGGCAGAGGAGAACAAGAACCAGACCATCGAGCGCCTCACCAAGACCAACAAGGCCAAGGTGAAGACACTGCGGGAGCGCAAGGCCAAGCAGGCTCCATGCCCCATGATCCGCTACTGCAACGCCGCGGACCGGATCACCGTGTCCTTCCCGCCCGGGGTCACGCTGCCACTGCCGCCCGGCACGCCACCGCCCGTGCCTGCACCCACCACCTGCGGGGTCAGCGGCTGCCCCAATCGCAAGCGGTACTCCTGCTCACGCACCGGCGTGCCCCTCTGCAGCTTCGCCTGCTACCAGAAGaacctgcagctgcaggaggcgGTTGGCTAG